A stretch of Vespa velutina chromosome 8, iVesVel2.1, whole genome shotgun sequence DNA encodes these proteins:
- the LOC124950874 gene encoding group XIIA secretory phospholipase A2 has product MDFSQYRKILVYVLTFLAYAWSGYGAGLLGNLRDAVLTAESVFQDLFENAITVAKKIKDIHEVFDAAVEENCVFHCPGGVTPKADWNHKPQSNGCGSLGIEINQEYLPLAEMTKCCDQHDICYDTCNSDKEKCDLEFKRCLYKYCDGYQSSGITIVNTCKAAAKMLFTGTTALGCKSYMDAQKEACYCGDKWSKNKKPKKAAQAGGEL; this is encoded by the exons ATGGATTTCTCACAATATCGGAAAATATTGGTTTATGTTTTGACATTTCTCGCCTACGCGTGGTCTGGTTATGGTGCTGGATTATTGGGAAATCTACGAGATGCTGTATTAACGGCCGAATCGGTGTTTCAAGATCTATTTGAAAATGCCATAACCGTAGCGAAAAAAATCAAGGATATACATGAAGTATTCGATGCCGCTGTTGAAGAAAATTGTGTTTTTCATTGTCCCGgag GAGTTACACCAAAAGCAGATTGGAATCACAAACCACAGAGTAACGGATGCGGCTCGTTGGGAATAGAG aTAAACCAAGAGTATCTGCCTTTAGCAGAAATGACCAAGTGTTGCGATCAACACGACATCTGTTATGATACATGCAATTCGGACAAAGAAAAGTGCGATTTAGAATTTAAAAGATGTCTATACAAGTATTGCGATGGATATCAAAGTTCTGGAATAACGATTGTTAATACCTGCAAAGCGGCCGCGAAAATGTTATTCACGGGTACTACAGCCTTAGGATGCAAGAGTTACATGGATGCTCAAAAAGAAGCTTGCTATTGCGGAGATAAAtggagtaaaaataaaaaacctaAAAAGGCTGCACAAGCCGGTGGAgaattgtaa
- the LOC124950875 gene encoding glutaredoxin-like isoform X1, translating to MYSFIRNKLRINFYKITVALIGTMGEIPNEHNSNYIDYNDDFSSTQKTMPATREMVDQLISSNQIVIFSKTRCPYCKMAKQVFDSLKKEYTAIELDERDDAEEIQSILGEMTGARTVPRVFVKGECLGGGTDIKKLYDSGELQNKF from the exons ATGTAttcttttataagaaataaactgcgtataaatttttacaaaatcacTGTAGCTTTAATTGGTACCATGGGAGAAATACCTAATGAACATAATTCCAATTATATTGACTACAATGATGACT TTTCCAGTACACAAAAGACCATGCCTGCAACACGAGAAATGGTCGATCAACTGATCTCTTCAAAtcaaattgttatattttccaAGACGCGTTGCCCATATTGTAAAATGGCAAAACAA gtatttgattcattaaaaaaagaatatactgCTATTGAATTGGATGAAAGGGACGATGCAGAAGAAATCCAATCAATATTGGGAGAAATGACAGGTGCAAGAACAGTTCCTAGGGTATTTGTTAAAGGAGAATGCCTTGGAGGAGGTACTGATATAAAGAAACTTTATGATAGCGGAGAATTacagaataaattttaa
- the LOC124950875 gene encoding glutaredoxin-C4-like isoform X3 produces MPATREMVDQLISSNQIVIFSKTRCPYCKMAKQVFDSLKKEYTAIELDERDDAEEIQSILGEMTGARTVPRVFVKGECLGGGTDIKKLYDSGELQNKF; encoded by the exons ATGCCTGCAACACGAGAAATGGTCGATCAACTGATCTCTTCAAAtcaaattgttatattttccaAGACGCGTTGCCCATATTGTAAAATGGCAAAACAA gtatttgattcattaaaaaaagaatatactgCTATTGAATTGGATGAAAGGGACGATGCAGAAGAAATCCAATCAATATTGGGAGAAATGACAGGTGCAAGAACAGTTCCTAGGGTATTTGTTAAAGGAGAATGCCTTGGAGGAGGTACTGATATAAAGAAACTTTATGATAGCGGAGAATTacagaataaattttaa
- the LOC124950875 gene encoding glutaredoxin-C4-like isoform X2, whose translation MGSVSSTQKTMPATREMVDQLISSNQIVIFSKTRCPYCKMAKQVFDSLKKEYTAIELDERDDAEEIQSILGEMTGARTVPRVFVKGECLGGGTDIKKLYDSGELQNKF comes from the exons ATGGGTTCAGTTTCCAGTACACAAAAGACCATGCCTGCAACACGAGAAATGGTCGATCAACTGATCTCTTCAAAtcaaattgttatattttccaAGACGCGTTGCCCATATTGTAAAATGGCAAAACAA gtatttgattcattaaaaaaagaatatactgCTATTGAATTGGATGAAAGGGACGATGCAGAAGAAATCCAATCAATATTGGGAGAAATGACAGGTGCAAGAACAGTTCCTAGGGTATTTGTTAAAGGAGAATGCCTTGGAGGAGGTACTGATATAAAGAAACTTTATGATAGCGGAGAATTacagaataaattttaa